A single window of Macadamia integrifolia cultivar HAES 741 unplaced genomic scaffold, SCU_Mint_v3 scaffold2108, whole genome shotgun sequence DNA harbors:
- the LOC122065738 gene encoding F-box/kelch-repeat protein At5g15710-like → MESEKAPKQSDGEKVLSGPGLAWEVLPLHMWDNILSRLPISTLFRTKSVCKTWRNIIQSECFRSAYRLVNHQDSYFVLFADFNHQKVAAAYNPTENKWVLISLSFVSSSCPSTCCRLRRALVSHEGLVLAEDEKGSIVVLNLFTQARRVLPPMLPMIWTRVLAIISEGNTYYKIVAVSSAVWDRIGLQVYDSRTNRWEAKDEVEVKYANFESAAYLDGLLYCLNTPEKLFAFDLEKGSWQFVDVKMPPLISSRLLAYSGDLLLIGGHVEFGVKWGIGIWELDRLAKKWKIICSMPDHLFSKFSRGVIYEFLTVDCHGKICFNTNTSTDVLMYDLLEDRWGWLPRCPLENSQNKLSWFGHGVEPRIDKLV, encoded by the coding sequence ATGGAAAGCGAGAAGGCACCAAAGCAATCTGATGGAGAAAAGGTATTATCTGGTCCCGGTTTGGCATGGGAGGTGCTTCCCCTTCATATGTGGGACAACATCCTCTCACGGCTTCCGATTTCGACCTTGTTCAGGACGAAATCTGTGTGCAAAACATGGAGAAATATAATCCAATCTGAATGTTTTCGATCAGCTTACAGATTGGTAAATCATCAAGATTCTTACTTCGTGCTTTTCGCAGATTTCAACCATCAAAAGGTCGCTGCTGCTTATAATCCAACAGAAAACAAATGGGTATTGATTTCTttatcatttgtatcatcttcTTGCCCAAGCACATGTTGTAGGCTTCGTCGAGCTCTTGTTTCGCATGAGGGTCTCGTTCTAGCTGAAGACGAAAAGGGTTCCATTGTTGTGTTAAATCTTTTCACCCAAGCTCGCAGAGTATTACCTCCCATGTTGCCTATGATCTGGACTCGAGTACTGGCTATAATTAGTGAGGGGAACACTTATTACAAAATAGTTGCGGTTAGTTCTGCTGTGTGGGATAGGATTGGATTACAGGTTTATGATTCAAGAACGAATCGTTGGGAGGCAAAGGATGAGGTTGAAGTGAAATATGCAAATTTTGAGAGTGCTGCTTATTTGGATGGGTTATTGTATTGCCTGAATACCCCTGAGAAGCTTTTCGCATTTGATTTGGAGAAGGGTTCATGGCAATTTGTGGATGTGAAGATGCCTCCTTTGATCAGTTCTCGTCTCTTGGCGTATAGTGGGGATCTGCTTTTGATCGGAGGCCATGTAGAATTTGGAGTGAAATGGGGGATTGGAATTTGGGAGTTAGACAGATTGGCTAAGAAATGGAAGATAATTTGTTCCATGCCTGATCATTTGTTTAGTAAGTTTAGTCGTGGTGTCATTTATGAGTTCCTCACTGTTGATTGTCATGGCAAGATTTGCTTCAATACGAACACGTCAACTGATGTTCTTATGTATGATCTTTTGGAGGATAGATGGGGGTGGCTACCACGCTGCCCTTTGGAGAATTCTCAGAATAAGCTCTCATGGTTTGGCCATGGAGTGGAACCTCGGATTGATAAGCTTGTGTGA